A part of Myxococcales bacterium genomic DNA contains:
- a CDS encoding PQQ-like beta-propeller repeat protein: protein MTAKRDFYYCGIGLLVLLSSAACVHLGNTAVHSTAALGQELKLDLMVDPQQNMPCLASLMGPPSEGERCSLWNDNIDGAPSYDASRRLVFVGAQNSYLYVLDADDGRVLAQIPTSGRVVTNTLFDLDQGLLYFGTDKGVVSAYDAFSYKHIFSFQADSKINNDLLLEGNELYFSTGVATVYALSSRAGNEKWRVERSLALERLRLTSNSSLSYVAEEKGILVAPHPDGYLSLLDSKSGELIKEIILSSAQSNKVFPDIVAPIKLIGSILWVASYSGGLVAIDIKNWQIKEKVDIAGIQQLAFKDDVVFAATKDSLYALKSGGLSLWQNNFFQLKTKVAQQSTIFERKNEVGKRVFLGLVSRLLVRDNQLIMGTSLGAMGMFDLRNGKLVQVVGNSLGFGPKIGFGGDRVFALTRKGSLVRF, encoded by the coding sequence GTGACCGCAAAGAGAGATTTTTATTATTGTGGAATAGGTTTGTTAGTGCTCCTGTCAAGTGCGGCTTGTGTGCACTTGGGGAACACTGCAGTTCATTCTACTGCAGCTCTTGGACAAGAGTTGAAGCTCGATTTAATGGTTGATCCACAGCAAAATATGCCTTGTTTGGCTTCTTTAATGGGACCTCCCTCCGAGGGGGAACGATGTTCGCTGTGGAATGATAACATAGATGGTGCTCCAAGCTATGATGCTTCTCGAAGGCTCGTATTTGTAGGTGCGCAAAATAGCTATCTTTATGTTCTCGATGCAGACGATGGGCGTGTTCTTGCTCAAATCCCTACATCAGGCAGAGTGGTCACCAATACATTATTTGATTTGGATCAAGGGCTGCTTTATTTTGGAACTGATAAGGGGGTTGTGAGTGCCTATGATGCATTTTCATATAAGCATATTTTTTCATTTCAAGCAGATAGTAAAATAAACAATGATTTGTTGCTCGAAGGGAATGAATTGTATTTCTCAACTGGGGTGGCAACTGTTTATGCTCTTTCGTCAAGAGCGGGTAATGAAAAATGGCGAGTAGAGCGTTCTTTAGCTTTAGAACGTTTGAGATTAACTTCAAATTCAAGCCTTTCTTACGTCGCTGAAGAGAAGGGAATTTTAGTGGCTCCGCATCCAGATGGCTATCTTTCGTTACTCGATAGTAAGAGCGGAGAGCTTATAAAAGAAATTATCTTGAGCAGTGCGCAATCTAATAAGGTGTTCCCTGATATTGTGGCGCCCATTAAATTAATAGGCAGTATATTGTGGGTGGCCTCATACTCTGGTGGTCTGGTAGCCATTGATATAAAAAATTGGCAGATAAAAGAGAAAGTCGATATTGCAGGAATCCAGCAATTGGCATTTAAGGATGATGTGGTTTTTGCTGCTACAAAAGATTCCTTATATGCGCTTAAAAGTGGTGGCTTATCACTGTGGCAAAATAATTTTTTTCAGCTAAAGACGAAAGTCGCTCAACAGAGCACAATTTTTGAGCGAAAAAATGAAGTTGGAAAGCGTGTGTTTTTAGGTTTAGTTTCTCGATTGCTCGTTCGAGATAATCAGTTAATAATGGGAACAAGCCTGGGAGCTATGGGGATGTTTGATTTGCGAAATGGCAAACTTGTACAAGTTGTTGGAAATTCATTGGGATTTGGCCCAAAAATTGGTTTTGGGGGAGATAGAGTTTTTGCTCTTACTCGAAAGGGCTCTTTAGTTCGTTTTTAA